A region from the Salidesulfovibrio onnuriiensis genome encodes:
- the tmcA gene encoding acidic tetraheme cytochrome c3 TmcA has product MKKTITLLLAFAAVVVFILPAFCQEDIKELKNPAFQKAERPAVPFMHDEHNEKAGLDGCLPCHHEGKENGELVEGDPVACADCHEAAPADGSMDLKTAYHKQCIQCHEDAAKGPVACGECHVK; this is encoded by the coding sequence ATGAAAAAAACCATCACACTCCTGCTGGCTTTCGCCGCTGTCGTCGTGTTCATCCTTCCGGCCTTCTGCCAGGAGGACATCAAGGAACTCAAGAACCCGGCCTTCCAGAAGGCCGAGCGCCCGGCCGTGCCCTTCATGCACGACGAGCACAATGAAAAGGCCGGTCTGGACGGCTGCCTGCCCTGCCACCACGAAGGCAAGGAAAACGGCGAGCTGGTCGAGGGTGATCCCGTGGCCTGCGCGGACTGCCATGAGGCGGCTCCCGCGGACGGATCCATGGACCTGAAGACCGCCTACCACAAGCAGTGCATCCAGTGTCACGAGGACGCTGCCAAGGGCCCGGTGGCCTGCGGCGAATGCCACGTGAAATAG